A section of the Polyodon spathula isolate WHYD16114869_AA chromosome 29, ASM1765450v1, whole genome shotgun sequence genome encodes:
- the LOC121302291 gene encoding uncharacterized protein LOC121302291 has protein sequence MGLGPFWILSFITGAAHCLSAPVQGVESVVRSRVGGTAVLGCNLNPPSAPPPFPLHVIEWVRLGWPVPVFIKFGLYSPRVHPNYRGRVSLAHGASLRIDGLLLQDEGWFECRILFLDRQEDEFQNGTWTFLSITAPPVFIKTPPPVVESLEGNSLALTCSAHGNPQPIITWRKDDVIIESREELELSNETVFLSPVGRASAGRYECQASNEEGNVTYSAQLQVLGPPVIVLQPADLSLNVSQDAALRCRAEAYPSNLTYLWWKGGENVFHIQSLKSRVRILVDGTLLIQRVLPEDAGNYSCVPTNGILTPPTASAYIRVLYPAQAIDMPAETYLPMGMQGVITCPVRADPPVLFVNWTKDGRPLDIETPPGWVVNSTGSVSIAAANEDALGSYTCTPYNSYGTAGQSAATRVILQDPPTFRLSPRAEYLQEVGRELVISCAGNGDPAPNITWTKVGLTPRSLFEVAMNGSLILSPLSKDHQGAWECHARNRVATVSTRTSVSVLGTSPHAVSELTVTPGVNHANLTWEPGFDGGYTQRFSVWLKRVSQGKHEWTSLPVPLSQYSLLVSSLFPDTAYQFSVLPQNKLGSGPFSEIVTVLTLPVPQTEAPLVTSPPLLNPPSLLSVNQSLRGVVLRWNPPLSPSPSIKGIILQSRRENGDWVVLDGSISANQSEILVQGLLRDYNYELRLLSLGDNVISAPSESVNISTAGMDAYPSRTRLSELLPGPILAGVVGGVSFLCVAIILSVLTACVMNQRRGRRSRKRREDLTHAFQKDPLPPAGSFIDSPDSVMTLRPLLYDHAPSDKARKSHHQQRQLLLANPLASPRFAIFESYLGGSAPPTSPIESISRGPDGRFTVQPYPQCITPACVKNSLKKHFLQCPNGLASLESEKGGRTRHSSKSHSCFTADEEERNLGKGQVKERICCYVKETDDTDEWSKSSGCFYTNEQEDFRKSPSLFYASEDKKRSEGWSESQRGLYVSVNKTEDGESAKSNSLLFEKETKDPTERSLSESSASDFSNITEIKLGSAFPKSHSQFYGNDEDKLDIDVQKRSAYFYANEKPGGGTVEVGHPTSTQKDGYPVQSQMRKDRCSKSEVWKEKYNWTHSGVGEESLEEVNILNPSLFKTGGVDLSRQGREMEIERERDAYSTSALPLERETQREKRLTNASILVSQMEREREGSSLNRYYKHAKERESRREGESYSVSQGNLERGGRREREPEETDPIWKPQSVTLQLKNKMPTGKDQRNSGFRKGNTSSPSGQASSSPYIHWDISPVTSITTLIPVQSSQNTMPPAGESILVTTDKSTADKQPPSISLLSPHSATFSGFAGDLREAKSRYPESIEREEDMDAYCSAATLVYKTEREQEGSTAFISNPEMEGDHYSTSTILVCDPERGSVREREGKRERGVEMERYEACSAFLYEREKEGGTEGERLKEGEGEGAMGHGNTDKHSDDITVISPNPEKEGVRTRSRKSDKYNFSASASSLSSLALISYNDSGHDQSDLPIYKSLDSSRVRLQKQPSQFPASTSQRSKLQTSAILEYLSSPGFIEMSVDDPIDEPETEDPPGPGADEKPGSFLQGSKSLQENSGPGSFVEEKTAFSSKFPQDPFEVRDTSLRTNPLENWRLPADLTPASVLKLSPGFESGPTWDQNPAGLFNDKPSLESTGEFTTSIPQILPRYLENEAASQKGNGVFLEQTSSDLQSQNRFTCETSQWPSHFQGHPGTFQIRSSGFEASNTGKPTSQEPETDSLLRPPEAKRLPFRTYLPRGYSWPSPSHTSLELRESEGEAESETRRPGERGAEIETKAVGDVKEARASFASQSSGRGSIGPTFAPSLHRYSLSLTPSLPASPETTQNEAEGETRAEETVGSVPRLGSRAKKRRDTSVDESYEWDSVDFPVESEILEALKLYNRDSNASETAGERKRERPRSTVAVRELESRGLLSPDPPVSPASSQYRLPVRSLSEARFNELRQEFLEYRREQESIRDKKPDSEATQL, from the exons ATGGGATTGGGGCCATTCTGGATTCTGAGTTTCATCACTGGAGCAGCTCACTGCCTTTCAG CTCCAGTGCAGGGTGTGGAGTCTGTGGTTCGCTCCAGAGTGGGGGGCACGGCTGTCCTGGGCTGTAACCTGAaccccccctcggccccccctcCCTTCCCCCTGCATGTCATTGAGTGGGTGCGGCTGGGCTGGCCTGTGCCCGTCTTCATCAAGTTTGGGTTGTACTCCCCCCGCGTGCACCCCAACTACCGAG GTCGTGTCTCTCTGGCTCACGGTGCCTCTCTGAGGATCGATGGGCTGCTCTTGCAGGACGAAGGCTGGTTTGAGTGCCGGATCCTCTTTCTGGACAGACAGGAGGACGAGTTTCAGAACGGCACCTGGACCTTCCTGTCCATCACAG ccccACCTGTGTTTATCAAGACTCCGCCCCCAGTGGTGGAGTCGCTGGAAGGTAATTCGCTGGCCCTGACTTGCTCCGCCCACGGCAATCCTCAACCAATCATCACTTGGAGGAAAGATGACGTTATCATAGAAAGCAGGGAGGAGCTGGAG CTTTCCAACGAGACTGTGTTCCTGTCTCCTGTGGGGAGAGCCAGCGCAGGGCGGTACGAATGTCAGGCCTCCAATGAGGAGGGAAACGTCACCTACTCTGCACAGCTACAGGTGCTag GTCCTCCAGTCATTGTCCTCCAGCCGGCAGACCTCTCCCTGAATGTATCCCAAGATGCCGCGCTGCGCTGCCGTGCCGAGGCCTATCCCTCCAACCTGACGTATCTGTGGTGGAAAGGGGGGGAGAACGTGTTTCACATCCA GTCTCTGAAGTCGCGGGTTCGAATCCTGGTCGACGGCACTCTGCTGATTCAGAGGGTGCTCCCAGAGGATGCTGGGAACTACAGCTGCGTGCCGACCAATGGCATTCTGACTCCGCCCACCGCCTCTGCTTACATCCGAGTCCTGT ATCCCGCCCAGGCGATTGACATGCCGGCTGAGACCTATCTGCCAATGGGCATGCAGGGAGTGATCACATGTCCAGTGAGGGCGGACCCCCCAGTGCTGTTTGTGAACTGGACCAAAGATGGCCGTCCGTTGGACATTGAGacg ccccCAGGTTGGGTTGTGAATTCCACGGGCTCGGTTTCCATAGCAGCAGCCAATGAGGATGCTCTGGGCTCGTACACCTGCACTCCCTATAACAGCTACGGAACCGCGGGCCAGTCAGCAGCCACCAGAGTCATTCTGCAG gacccGCCCACTTTCCGCCTGTCTCCGCGGGCAGAGTATCTACAGGAAGTGGGGCGTGAGTTGGTCATTTCCTGTGCGGGCAATGGAGACCCCGCCCCAAACATCACCTGGACGAAG GTGGGTTTAACCCCTCGTTCCCTGTTCGAAGTGGCTATGAACGGCTCCCTGATCCTCAGCCCTCTCAGTAAGGACCACCAGGGGGCGTGGGAGTGCCACGCGCGGAACAGAGTGGCGACTGTCTCTACGCGCACCTCCGTGTCAGTGCTGG GTACCAGCCCCCACGCAGTCTCCGAGCTCACTGTCACTCCGGGGGTCAACCATGCCAACCTGACCTGGGAGCCGGGCTTTGACGGGGGGTACACTCAGAGATTCAGTGTGTG GTTGAAGCGAGTGTCTCAGGGGAAACACGAGTGGACCTCCCTCCCAGTTCCTCTCTCCCAGTACAGCTTACTGGTTTCCAGTCTGTTCCCGGACACTGCGTACCAGTTCAGCGTTCTGCCACAGAACAAGCTGGGCAGCGGTCCATTCAGCGAGATTGTGACGGTGCTCACACTgc CTGTCCCTCAAACAGAAGCTCCACTGGTGACATCACCACCCCTTCTGAACCCGCCTAGTTTGCTGTCAGTCAACCAGAGCCTGAGGGGTGTGGTCTTGAGGTGGAACCCTCCCCTTTCGCCGTCCCCATCGATCAAGGGAATAATCCTCCAATCAAGACGCGAGAATGGGGACTGGGTGGTGCTTGATGGTTCCATCTCGGCCAATCAGAGCGAGATACTGGTTCAGGGACTGCTCAGG gaTTATAACTATGAGCTGCGATTGCTGTCTCTGGGGGACAATGTGATCAGCGCCCCGAGCGAGTCCGTCAACATCTCCACTgcag GTATGGACGCATACCCCTCTCGAACCCGCCTTTCGGAGCTGCTGCCTGGGCCCATATTGGCCGGGGTGGTGGGAGGGGTCAGCTTCCTGTGCGTGGCCATCATCCTATCAGTGCTGACCGCCTGCGTCATGAACCAGAGGCGAGGGAGACGCAGTAGGAAGAGGAGAGAAG ATCTCACACACGCCTTCCAGAAGGACCCGCTTCCTCC AGCTGGCTCGTTTATTGACAGCCCCGACAGCGTCATGACGCTCCGGCCTCTCCTTTATGACCACGCCCCCTCCGACAAGGCCAGGAAGTCGCATCACCAGCAGAGGCAGCTGCTCCTAGCCAATCCGCTGGCTTCCCCTCGATTCGCCATCTTCGAAAGTTACCTGGGCGGCTCGGCTCCGCCCACCTCCCCCATTGAGTCCATCTCGCGAGGACCCGACGGGCGATTCACCGTGCAGCCCTACCCACAATGCATCACCCCAGCTTGCGTCAAGAACAGTCTGAAAAAACACTTCCTGCAGTGCCCAAACGGTCTGGCCAGCTTAGAGAGTGAAAAAGGCGGAAGAACAAGGCATTCCTCAAAGAGTCACTCCTGTTTCACTGCTGATGAAGAGGAGAGGAATTTGGGAAAAGGGCAGGTGAAAGAACGCATCTGTTGTTATGTTAAAGAGACTGACGACACTGACGAGTGGTCCAAAAGCAGCGGCTGTTTTTACACAAACGAGCAAGAGGACTTTAGGAAGAGCCCCTCGCTCTTTTATGCAAGCGAGGATAAGAAACGGAGTGAGGGCTGGTCTGAAAGCCAGCGTGGTCTTTATGTTAGCGTGAATAAGACAGAGGATGGGGAATCGGCTAAAAGCAACTCTCTTCTGTTTGAGAAAGAGACGAAGGATCCAACTGAGAGAAGTTTGTCCGAAAGCAGTGCTTCCGATTTCAGTAACATCACTGAGATCAAACTAGGCAGCGCCTTCCCTAAAAGCCACAGCCAGTTTTATGGAAACGACGAAGATAAATTGGACATTGATGTTCAGAAAAGGTCTGCCTATTTTTACGCCAATGAGAAACCGGGAGGAGGGACTGTAGAAGTAGGTCACCCCACTTCTACTCAAAAGGATGGGTACCCCGTCCAATCACAGATGAGGAAAGACAGGTGTAGCAAATCTGAAGTCTGGAAggaaaaatacaattggacacaTTCAGGCGTGGGGGAGGAGTCTTTGGAGGAAGTGAACATCCTAAACCCCTCCCTATTTAAGACAGGGGGGGTTGACTTGTCCAGACAAGGAAGAGAGatggagatagagagggagagggatgcGTATTCAACGAGTGCCCTTCCTTTAGAAAGAGAGACGCAGAGGGAAAAACGTTTGACGAACGCCAGCATCTTGGTGTCCCAAATGGAGCGAGAAAGAGAGGGGAGCAGTCTGAACAGATACTATAAACacgcaaaagagagagagagcaggagagagggagagagctaCTCAGTGAGCCAGGGTAACTTAGAGAGAGGGGGCAGGAGGGAGAGGGAACCAGAAGAAACAGATCCTATATGGAAACCCCAATCCGTAACCCTGCAGTTAAAAAACAAGATGCCGACGGGCAAGGACCAGAGGAATTCTGGGTTCCGGAAAGGGAACACGAGCAGCCCTTCAGGCCAAGCCTCCTCTTCCCCTTACATCCACTGGGATATCAGCCCGGTGACCTCGATAACCACTCTTATCCCAGTCCAGAGCAGTCAGAACACGATGCCTCCAGCTGGGGAATCTATTCTAGTTACTACAGATAAATCTACAGCTGACAAGCAGCCTCCCTCaatctccctcctctctccacaCAGTGCTACCTTCTCCGGTTTTGCTGGGGACCTAAGAGAGGCTAAATCGAGGTATCCAGAAAGCATAGAAAGAGAGGAAGATATGGATGCATATTGTTCTGCTGCCACTCTCGTTTATAAGACGGAGAGAGAGCAGGAAGGCAGCACTGCCTTCATTTCTAATCCAGAGATGGAAGGAGACCATTATTCGACCAGCACGATCCTAGTTTGCGACCcggagagagggagtgtgagggagagggagggaaagagagaaagaggggtGGAGATGGAGAGGTACGAAGCTTGTTCTGCCTTTCTTTATGAgcgagagaaggagggagggacaGAAGGAGAGAGGTtgaaggagggggagggggagggagcgATGGGACATGGAAACACTGATAAACACTCAGATGACATTACTGTCATATCGCCAAACCCAGAAAAGGAAGGTGTGAGAACTCGTTCTAGAAAAAGTGACAAATACAATTTCAGCGCTAGTGCCAGTAGCCTTTCCTCGTTAGCCTTAATATCCTACAATGATTCAGGACACGACCAGTCTGACTTGCCTATCTATAAATCACTCGATTCTTCAAGGGTAAGGCTACAGAAACAGCCATCCCAGTTTCCTGCAAGTACCTCACAAAGGTCCAAACTTCAGACCAGTGCGATCCTGGAGTATCTGAGCTCACCTGGGTTTATTGAAATGAGTGTCGACGATCCAATAGATGAGCCCGAAACTGAAGACCCACCCGGGCCTGGTGCAGATGAAAAGCCTGGGAGTTTCCTGCAGGGTTCTAAATCTTTACAAGAGAATTCAGGGCCTGGGAGTTTCGTGGAGGAGAAGACTGCTTTCAGTTCAAAATTCCCCCAAGACCCCTTTGAAGTTAGAGATACAAGCTTGAGAACAAATCCTTTGGAGAACTGGCGGCTTCCTGCAGACCTCACACCAGCAAGTGTCCTAAAACTGTCACCAGGGTTTGAGTCAGGGCCTACCTGGGACCAAAATCCTGCAGGTTTATTTAACGACAAGCCCAGTTTAGAGAGCACCGGAGAGTTTACAACGTCTATACCTCAGATATTACCTCGATATTTAGAGAACGAAGCAGCTTCTCAAAAGGGAAACGGTGTCTTCCTGGAACAGACTTCCTCAGATCTGCAAAGCCAGAACAGGTTTACCTGTGAGACTTCACAGTGGCCTAGTCACTTCCAGGGGCATCCTGGGACTTTCCAGATCAGGTCATCTGGTTTTGAAGCTTCAAACACAGGCAAGCCAACTTCACAAGAGCCTGAGACAGATAGCTTGTTGAGGCCTCCAGAGGCTAAAAGACTACCCTTCAGGACATACTTGCCACGGGGCTACAGCTGGCCGTCCCCCTCTCACACCTCTTTAGAGCTGAGAGAGTCGGAGGGGGAGGCAGAGAGCGAGACGAGGAGGCCGGGAGAGAGAGGGGCTGAGATTGAAACGAAGGCTGTGGGGGATGTTAAAGAGGCCCGAGCTAGTTTTGCTAGTCAGAGCAGTGGCCGGGGGAGTATAGGGCCCACCTTCGCTCCCTCTCTCCATCGCTACTCCCTCTCGCTCACTCCCTCTCTTCCCGCCTCTCCCGAAACCACTCAGAACGAGGCAGAGGGTGAAACTCGAGCGGAGGAGACAGTGGGGTCCGTGCCGCGCCTGGGGAGCAGAGCCAAGAAAAG GAGAGACACTTCGGTAGATGAAAGTTACGAGTGGGACTCTGTGGACTTCCCTGTGGAATCGGAGATCCTGGAGGCTCTGAAACTCTACAACAGAGACAGCAACGCGAGCGAGACAGCGGGAGAGCGGAAGAGGGAGAGACCCAGGTCTACCGTCGCAGTGAGGGAGCTGGAGAGCAgag GTCTGCTCTCCCCAGACCCCCCAGTGTCCCCTGCCTCTTCCCAGTACAGACTCCCAGTGCGATCGCTCAGCGAGGCTCGATTCAACGAGCTGAGACAGGAATTCCTGGAATATCGGAGAGAGCAGGAAAGCATCCGAGACAAGAAGCCCGACTCCGAGGCCACACAGCTGTGA